Proteins from a single region of Pseudomonas quebecensis:
- a CDS encoding IclR family transcriptional regulator — protein sequence MEKPRDTGKQKVRSAEVGTDILKALAELSPATSLSRLAEHVQMPASKVHRYLQALIASGFAEQNAATNHYGLGREALRVGLAALGSMDVLKVGALPLAELRDQLNETCFLAVWGNQGATVVQIEPAVRAVTVVTQLGSVLPLLSSSTGLVFSAFLPTRETVELRQQEIEAGIAHALADDQAYAITCQQIRQRGLHFVHGLLMPGVDALSAPVFNAVGQVAAVMTVVGPTSLFHADEDGPAARQLLAATRAVSWRMGYQP from the coding sequence ATGGAAAAGCCCCGCGACACCGGTAAACAGAAAGTCCGCTCGGCCGAAGTGGGCACCGATATTCTCAAGGCCCTGGCTGAGCTGTCGCCGGCCACGTCGCTGTCGCGCCTGGCCGAACATGTGCAGATGCCGGCGAGCAAGGTGCATCGCTACCTGCAAGCGTTGATCGCCTCGGGGTTCGCCGAACAAAACGCCGCCACCAACCATTACGGCCTGGGCCGCGAAGCCTTGCGCGTGGGGCTGGCCGCACTGGGCAGCATGGACGTACTGAAAGTCGGTGCCCTGCCCCTGGCGGAACTACGCGACCAACTGAATGAAACCTGCTTTCTGGCGGTATGGGGCAACCAGGGCGCGACCGTGGTGCAGATCGAGCCGGCGGTGCGCGCGGTGACGGTGGTGACGCAACTGGGCTCGGTGCTGCCGCTGCTCAGTTCATCCACCGGCCTGGTGTTCAGCGCGTTTCTGCCCACGCGGGAAACCGTGGAGCTGCGCCAGCAGGAGATCGAGGCAGGCATCGCCCACGCCCTGGCGGACGACCAGGCCTACGCCATCACCTGCCAACAGATCCGCCAGCGTGGCCTGCATTTTGTGCATGGCTTGCTGATGCCGGGGGTGGACGCTTTGTCGGCGCCGGTGTTCAACGCCGTCGGCCAGGTGGCGGCGGTAATGACCGTGGTCGGCCCCACCTCGCTGTTCCACGCCGACGAAGACGGCCCGGCGGCCCGGCAATTGCTGGCGGCG
- the hmgA gene encoding homogentisate 1,2-dioxygenase, which produces MTLEYLSGFGNEFASEALPGALPVGQNSPQKAPYGLYTELFSGTAFTMARSEARRTWLYRIQPSANHPAFAKLERQLAGGPLGAVTPNRLRWNPLDMPSEPTDFIDGLVAMVANSASEKPSGISIHHYRANRSMERVFFNADGEWLIVPEHGRLRLVTELGVLEVEPLEIVVLPRGLKFRVELLDAQARGYIAENHGAPLRLPDLGPIGSNGLANPRDFLSPVAHYEDLRQPTTLVQKFLGELWACELDHSPLNVVAWHGNNVPYKYDLRRFNTIGTVSFDHPDPSIFTVLTSPTSVHGLANLDFVIFPPRWMVAENTFRPPWFHRNLMNEYMGLIQGAYDAKAEGFLPGGASLHSCMSAHGPDGETCTKAINVELAPHKIDNTMAFMFETSQVLRPTRFALDCPQLQPAYDACWASLPVTFNPNRR; this is translated from the coding sequence ATGACCCTCGAATACCTGTCGGGCTTCGGCAATGAATTTGCCAGCGAAGCCCTGCCCGGCGCCTTGCCGGTCGGCCAGAACTCCCCGCAAAAAGCACCCTACGGCCTGTACACCGAGCTGTTCTCCGGCACCGCGTTCACCATGGCCCGCAGCGAAGCCCGGCGAACCTGGTTGTACCGCATCCAGCCGTCGGCCAATCACCCGGCGTTCGCCAAACTGGAGCGGCAGTTGGCCGGCGGTCCGCTGGGCGCGGTGACACCCAATCGGCTGCGCTGGAACCCGCTGGATATGCCCAGCGAGCCGACCGATTTTATCGACGGGCTCGTCGCCATGGTCGCCAACTCGGCGTCGGAAAAACCTTCAGGCATCAGCATTCATCACTACCGCGCCAACCGCTCCATGGAGCGGGTGTTCTTCAACGCCGACGGCGAATGGTTGATCGTCCCCGAGCACGGCCGCCTGCGCCTCGTCACTGAACTGGGCGTGCTTGAGGTCGAGCCGCTGGAAATCGTCGTGCTGCCGCGCGGCCTTAAATTCCGGGTCGAACTGCTGGATGCCCAGGCGCGCGGCTATATCGCCGAAAACCACGGCGCGCCGCTGCGCCTGCCGGACCTGGGGCCCATCGGCAGCAACGGCCTGGCCAACCCGCGGGACTTCCTCAGCCCCGTCGCCCATTACGAAGACCTGCGGCAACCGACCACCCTGGTGCAGAAGTTCCTCGGCGAACTGTGGGCCTGCGAACTCGATCATTCACCGCTGAACGTTGTGGCCTGGCACGGCAACAACGTGCCCTACAAATACGACCTGCGCCGCTTCAATACCATCGGCACCGTCAGTTTCGATCACCCGGACCCGTCGATCTTCACCGTGTTGACCTCGCCCACCAGCGTGCACGGCCTGGCCAACCTCGACTTCGTGATCTTCCCGCCGCGCTGGATGGTGGCCGAGAACACCTTCCGTCCGCCGTGGTTTCATCGCAACCTGATGAACGAATACATGGGCTTGATCCAGGGCGCCTACGACGCCAAGGCCGAGGGCTTTCTGCCCGGCGGTGCGTCATTGCACAGCTGCATGAGCGCCCACGGCCCGGATGGCGAGACCTGCACCAAGGCCATCAACGTGGAACTGGCGCCGCACAAGATCGATAACACCATGGCCTTCATGTTCGAGACCAGCCAAGTGCTGCGTCCCACCCGGTTCGCCCTGGACTGCCCGCAACTGCAACCTGCCTACGACGCGTGCTGGGCCTCGCTGCCCGTCACCTTCAACCCGAATCGGAGATAA